In Nicotiana tabacum cultivar K326 chromosome 21, ASM71507v2, whole genome shotgun sequence, one DNA window encodes the following:
- the LOC107778215 gene encoding acyltransferase Pun1-like: MAALPLLSSDSLVSIRDKSFIKPSTLTPSTLRFHKLSFVDQAVSNMYIPVAFFYPKPQREESNNSQLSHIADLLQRSLSQTLVSYYPYAGILRDNATVECNDMGAEFLSVKINCPMSEILNHPHATDAESIVFPKDLPWKNNYEGGNLLVAQLSKFDCGGIAISACLSHKIGDGSSVNNFLNDWANVTRDRRFIVPSPRFVGDSIFSSLNGPLIAPQIMSNVSECVQKRLIFPAAKLDALRSKIAVESGVENPTRAEVVSALLYKCATKAAAASSSANIQPSKLVHYLNVRTMIKPRLRRSAIGNLVSTFSTAAMQDIELPRLVHNLRKEVEVAYKKDQVDENELVLEIVDSMKKGKLPFEEEDENSTATMYFCSNVCQFPLYSVDFGWGKPERVCLANGPCKNYFFLKDYKTGRGVEARVMLQKQHMSAFECDEELLQFTSS; encoded by the exons ATGGCCGCTTTGCCATTATTATCATCAGACTCACTTGTTTCTATTCGTGACAAATCCTTCATCAAACCTTCTACTCTCACCCCTTCTACACTTAGATTTCACAAGCTATCTTTCGTCGATCAAGCCGTCAGTAATATGTATATTCCTGTGGCCTTTTTTTACCCTAAACCGCAAAGAGAAGAGTCAAACAATTCTCAACTTTCCCATATAGCTGATTTGTTGCAGAGATCTCTGTCACAAACTCTAGTCTCTTACTATCCTTATGCAGGAATATTGAGAGACAATGCTACTGTTGAGTGTAATGACATGGGAGCTGAGTTCTTGAGTGTTAAAATAAATTGTCCTATGTCTGAAATCCTTAACCATCCTCATGCAACTGACGCAGAAAGTATAGTTTTTCCAAAGGACTTGCCTTGGAAGAATAATTATGAAGGTGGTAATTTACTTGTGGCTCAATTAAGTAAGTTTGATTGTGGGGGAATAGCCATTAGTGCATGTTTATCGCATAAGATTGGTGATGGTTCCTCTGTGAATAATTTCCTTAATGATTGGGCTAATGTCACTCGTGATCGTAGATTTATAGTTCCTTCTCCTAGATTTGTAGGAGATTCTATTTTCTCTTCACTAAATGGTCCTCTTATTGCTCCACAAATTATGTCTAATGTCAGTGAGTGCGTACAGAAAAGACTCATTTTTCCAGCCGCCAAATTGGATGCTCTTCGATCTAAG ATAGCAGTTGAATCAGGAGTAGAGAACCCAACAAGGGCTGAAGTTGTTAGTGCACTTCTTTACAAATGTGCAACAAAGGCAGCCGCAGCATCAAGTTCTGCAAATATACAACCATCTAAGTTGGTTCACTACTTAAATGTACGTACGATGATCAAACCTCGTCTACGACGAAGTGCAATTGGAAATCTCGTATCCACGTTCTCCACAGCAGCTATGCAAGATATTGAGTTGCCACGATTGGTTCATAATCTAAGGAAGGAAGTTGAGGTAGCGTACAAGAAAGACCAAGTTGATGAAAATGAACTGGTCTTAGAAATAGTAGATTCCatgaaaaaaggaaaattaccatttgaagaagaagatgaaaattcTACTGCTACGATGTATTTTTGCAGCAACGTTTGCCAATTCCCACTCTACAGTGTAGATTTTGGATGGGGAAAACCTGAAAGAGTGTGTCTAGCAAATGGTCCTTGCAAGAATTACTTCTTCTTGAAAGATTACAAAACTGGGCGAGGCGTGGAGGCACGAGTGATGTTACAGAAACAACATATGTCTGCATTTGAATGTGATGAGGAACTTCTACAGTTTACCTCCTCCTAG